The Streptomyces sp. NBC_01775 genome includes a region encoding these proteins:
- a CDS encoding diaminopropionate ammonia-lyase, whose product MTETSTSRSLTWYAHPAARNWTCAPASGEVQAFHSGLPAYSPTPLAELPRLAEELGVGRVLAKDESARLGLPAFKALGTSWAVHRILAERADGGRGAGPLTLVTATDGNHGRALARMARLFGQRAHVFVPRGLHPAAVSAIAAEGARVTVVDGPYDDAVRAAAEAVTAPDAVLVQDAGRPGYERIPGWIVEGYSTLFTEIDAQLAATGAASPGLLAVPVGVGSLAQAAVTHYRSRPADGPPAALLSVEPEAAPCVLESLHRREAVSVTTGETAMAGLNCGIPSHLAWPHLRDGLDAAVTVTDAESRTAARDLGALGVPAGPCGAASLAGIRAALTGPDAGTRRAALDLGPESTVVLLSTEGNAANPRFLDPRS is encoded by the coding sequence ATGACCGAGACAAGCACCTCCCGCTCGCTGACCTGGTACGCACACCCCGCCGCGCGGAACTGGACCTGCGCGCCGGCCTCCGGCGAGGTTCAGGCGTTCCACTCCGGCCTGCCCGCCTACTCCCCCACCCCGCTGGCCGAACTCCCCCGGTTGGCCGAGGAGTTGGGGGTCGGACGGGTCTTGGCCAAGGACGAGTCGGCCCGGCTGGGGCTGCCTGCCTTCAAGGCGCTGGGCACCTCCTGGGCGGTGCACCGCATCCTCGCCGAGCGCGCCGACGGCGGGCGCGGGGCCGGCCCGCTGACGCTGGTCACGGCCACGGACGGCAACCACGGCAGGGCGCTGGCCCGGATGGCCCGCCTGTTCGGGCAGCGGGCCCACGTCTTCGTTCCCCGCGGGCTCCACCCGGCCGCCGTCTCCGCCATCGCCGCCGAAGGAGCGCGGGTCACCGTCGTCGACGGGCCCTACGACGACGCGGTACGGGCTGCCGCCGAGGCGGTCACCGCGCCGGACGCGGTCCTCGTCCAGGACGCGGGCCGGCCGGGCTACGAGCGGATTCCCGGCTGGATCGTTGAGGGCTACTCCACGCTCTTCACCGAGATCGACGCCCAGCTCGCCGCCACCGGCGCCGCCTCGCCCGGCCTCCTGGCCGTACCCGTCGGGGTGGGATCGCTGGCCCAGGCCGCCGTCACCCACTACCGCAGCCGCCCAGCCGACGGGCCACCCGCCGCCCTGCTGTCCGTCGAGCCCGAGGCGGCGCCCTGCGTCCTGGAGAGCCTCCACCGCCGGGAGGCGGTCAGCGTCACCACCGGCGAGACGGCCATGGCGGGGCTGAACTGCGGGATCCCGTCGCACCTCGCCTGGCCCCACCTGCGCGACGGCCTGGACGCGGCCGTGACCGTCACCGACGCCGAAAGCCGTACCGCGGCCCGTGACCTGGGCGCCCTCGGCGTTCCCGCGGGCCCCTGCGGCGCCGCCTCGCTCGCCGGTATCCGCGCCGCCCTCACCGGCCCCGACGCCGGCACCCGCCGCGCCGCGCTGGACCTCGGCCCGGAATCGACCGTCGTCCTGCTGAGCACCGAAGGCAACGCCGCCAACCCGCGCTTCCTGGATCCCCGGTCATGA
- the acnA gene encoding aconitate hydratase AcnA — MSANSFDARSTLQVGDESYEIFKLDKVEGSARLPYSLKVLLENLLRTEDGANITADHIRTLGDWDPKAQPSHEIQFTPARVIMQDFTGVPCVVDLATMREAVKELGGDPAKINPLAPAELVIDHSVIADRFGTPEAFSQNVELEYGRNRERYQFLRWGQTAFDEFKVVPPGTGIVHQVNIEHLARTVMVRGGQAYPDTLVGTDSHTTMVNGLGVLGWGVGGIEAEAAMLGQPVSMLIPRVVGFKLTGELPTGTTATDLVLTITEMLRKHGVVGKFVEFYGEGVGAVPLANRATIGNMSPEFGSTAAIFPIDQETLNYLKLTGRSEDQLALVEAYAKAQGMWHDPAHEPEYSEYLELDLGLVVPSIAGPKRPQDRIALADAKQKFGQDVVNYVSEADTDEAGKESFPASDAPAVSNGVPTKPVQVTGPDGNTYEIDHGAVAVAAITSCTNTSNPYVMVGAALVAKKAVEKGLTRKPWVKTTLAPGSQVVMDYYDRAGLTPYLDKLGFNLVGYGCTTCIGNSGPLPEEVSQAVNDNDLAVAAVLSGNRNFEGRINPDVKMNYLASPPLVVAYAIAGSMKVDITTEALGIDQEGNPVYLEDLWPSEQEIEEVVASAIGQEMFTKDYADVFAGDAQWQALPIPTGNTFEWDAGSTYVRKPPYFDGMGMDPAPVTDISGARVLAKLGDSVTTDHISPAGAIKADTPAGKYLTSHGVERRDFNSYGSRRGNHEVMIRGTFANIRLRNQIAPGTEGGFTRDFTQEGGPVSFIYDASQNYQAQGTPLVILAGKEYGSGSSRDWAAKGTALLGVRAVIAESYERIHRSNLIGMGVLPLQFPEGASAEELGLSGEETFAISGVTALNDGGIPGTVKVTTDSGVEFDAKVRIDTPGEADYYRNGGILQYVLRSLIRA; from the coding sequence GTGTCGGCGAACAGCTTCGACGCCCGCAGCACGCTGCAGGTGGGCGACGAGTCGTACGAAATCTTCAAGCTGGACAAAGTAGAGGGTTCCGCCCGCCTGCCGTACAGCCTGAAGGTCCTGCTGGAGAACCTGCTCCGCACCGAAGACGGCGCGAACATCACCGCCGACCACATCAGGACGCTCGGCGACTGGGACCCCAAGGCCCAGCCCAGCCACGAGATCCAGTTCACGCCCGCCCGCGTGATCATGCAGGACTTCACCGGTGTGCCGTGCGTCGTCGACCTCGCCACCATGCGTGAGGCCGTCAAGGAGCTGGGCGGCGACCCCGCGAAGATCAACCCGCTGGCCCCGGCCGAGCTGGTCATCGACCACTCCGTCATCGCCGACCGCTTCGGCACCCCGGAGGCCTTCTCCCAGAACGTCGAGCTGGAGTACGGCCGCAACCGCGAGCGCTACCAGTTCCTGCGCTGGGGCCAGACCGCCTTCGACGAGTTCAAGGTCGTCCCGCCCGGCACCGGCATCGTCCACCAGGTCAACATCGAGCACCTTGCCCGCACCGTCATGGTGCGAGGCGGCCAGGCGTACCCCGACACCCTGGTGGGCACCGACTCGCACACCACCATGGTCAACGGCCTCGGCGTACTCGGCTGGGGCGTCGGCGGCATCGAGGCCGAGGCCGCGATGCTGGGCCAGCCCGTCTCCATGCTGATCCCGCGCGTCGTCGGCTTCAAGCTCACCGGCGAGCTGCCCACCGGCACCACCGCCACCGACCTGGTGCTCACCATCACCGAGATGCTGCGCAAGCACGGTGTGGTCGGCAAGTTCGTGGAGTTCTACGGCGAGGGCGTCGGCGCCGTGCCGCTGGCCAACCGCGCCACGATCGGTAACATGTCGCCGGAGTTCGGCTCCACCGCGGCGATCTTCCCGATCGACCAGGAGACCCTCAACTACCTGAAGCTGACCGGCCGCAGCGAGGACCAGCTCGCGCTGGTCGAGGCGTACGCCAAGGCGCAGGGCATGTGGCACGACCCCGCCCACGAGCCCGAGTACAGCGAGTACCTGGAGCTGGACCTGGGCCTGGTCGTCCCCTCCATCGCCGGCCCCAAGCGCCCGCAGGACCGCATCGCGCTCGCGGACGCCAAGCAGAAGTTCGGCCAGGACGTCGTCAACTACGTCTCCGAGGCCGACACCGACGAGGCGGGCAAGGAGTCCTTCCCGGCCTCCGACGCCCCGGCCGTCTCCAACGGCGTGCCCACCAAGCCGGTCCAGGTGACGGGCCCCGACGGCAACACGTACGAGATCGACCACGGCGCCGTCGCCGTCGCGGCGATCACCTCGTGCACCAACACCTCCAACCCGTACGTCATGGTCGGCGCCGCGCTCGTCGCCAAGAAGGCGGTGGAGAAGGGCCTCACCCGCAAGCCCTGGGTCAAGACCACCCTGGCCCCCGGCTCCCAGGTCGTCATGGACTACTACGACCGCGCGGGCCTGACGCCCTACCTGGACAAGCTCGGCTTCAACCTCGTCGGCTACGGCTGCACCACCTGCATCGGCAACTCGGGCCCGCTGCCCGAGGAGGTCTCCCAGGCGGTCAACGACAACGACCTCGCCGTCGCCGCCGTCCTGTCCGGCAACCGCAACTTCGAGGGCCGGATCAACCCCGACGTCAAGATGAACTACCTGGCGTCCCCGCCGCTGGTCGTCGCCTACGCGATCGCCGGCTCCATGAAGGTGGACATCACCACCGAGGCGCTCGGCATCGACCAGGAGGGCAACCCGGTCTACCTGGAGGACCTGTGGCCCTCCGAGCAGGAGATCGAGGAGGTCGTCGCCTCCGCCATCGGCCAGGAGATGTTCACCAAGGACTACGCCGACGTCTTCGCCGGCGACGCCCAGTGGCAGGCCCTGCCGATCCCGACCGGCAACACCTTCGAGTGGGACGCGGGGTCCACCTACGTCCGCAAGCCCCCGTACTTCGACGGCATGGGCATGGACCCGGCGCCGGTCACCGACATCTCCGGCGCCCGCGTGCTCGCCAAGCTGGGCGACTCGGTCACCACCGACCACATCTCCCCGGCCGGTGCCATCAAGGCCGACACCCCGGCGGGCAAGTACCTCACCTCGCACGGTGTCGAGCGCCGCGACTTCAACTCCTACGGCTCGCGCCGCGGCAACCACGAGGTCATGATCCGCGGCACCTTCGCCAACATCCGGCTGCGCAACCAGATCGCACCCGGCACCGAGGGCGGCTTCACGCGTGACTTCACGCAGGAGGGCGGCCCGGTCTCCTTCATCTACGACGCCTCGCAGAACTACCAGGCGCAGGGCACCCCGCTGGTCATCCTCGCGGGCAAGGAGTACGGCTCCGGCTCCTCCCGCGACTGGGCGGCCAAGGGCACCGCGCTGCTGGGCGTGCGCGCCGTCATCGCCGAGTCCTACGAGCGCATCCACCGATCGAACCTCATCGGCATGGGCGTCCTCCCGCTCCAGTTCCCCGAGGGCGCCTCGGCGGAGGAGCTGGGCCTGAGCGGCGAGGAGACCTTCGCCATCTCGGGCGTCACCGCGCTGAACGACGGTGGCATCCCCGGGACCGTCAAGGTGACGACGGACAGTGGCGTCGAGTTCGACGCCAAGGTCCGCATCGACACCCCCGGCGAGGCCGACTACTACCGCAACGGCGGCATCCTCCAGTACGTCCTCCGCTCCCTGATCCGCGCCTGA
- a CDS encoding LysR family transcriptional regulator: MFDLHRLRLLRELKLRGTLAAVATALAYSPSSVSQQLSQLEREVGVKLLEPVGRRVRLTAQAEILVGHVEAVLERLERAEAELALSLTEVSGTLRVASFQTAALALLPPALTTVRDTLPRLRVHVTQAEPEEALPALLTHDFDMVLSEEYPGSPIPRPAELEQEELCDDPLRLAHPALSPSDSPQEALRSLADRPWVMEPEGTPARHRATTLCRDAGFEPDVRFESSDLLLHLRLAERGHAAAMLPDLLWHGFPPTLPLHDLPYGQHHRKLIIAVRRGGSRHPAVAAFRQALQEAVSGRTPGTNGAPPPG, encoded by the coding sequence ATGTTCGACCTCCACCGGCTGCGGTTGCTGCGCGAGCTGAAGCTCCGCGGCACCCTCGCGGCCGTAGCCACGGCCTTGGCCTACAGCCCCTCCTCCGTCTCCCAGCAGCTGTCCCAGCTGGAGCGGGAGGTGGGGGTGAAGCTGCTGGAGCCCGTGGGCCGGCGCGTCCGGCTCACCGCGCAGGCGGAGATCCTCGTCGGGCATGTGGAGGCCGTGCTGGAGCGGCTGGAGCGGGCCGAGGCGGAACTCGCGCTCTCCCTCACCGAGGTCTCCGGCACGCTGCGCGTCGCCTCCTTCCAGACGGCGGCCCTCGCACTGCTGCCCCCCGCGCTGACCACCGTCCGGGACACTCTTCCGCGGCTGCGGGTGCATGTCACCCAGGCGGAGCCGGAGGAGGCCCTCCCGGCGCTGCTCACCCACGACTTCGACATGGTCCTGTCCGAGGAGTACCCCGGAAGCCCCATCCCGCGCCCCGCCGAACTGGAGCAGGAAGAGCTCTGCGACGACCCCCTGCGGCTGGCCCACCCCGCCCTTTCGCCCTCGGACAGCCCCCAGGAGGCGTTGCGTTCGCTGGCGGACCGGCCCTGGGTGATGGAACCCGAGGGCACGCCGGCCCGGCACCGGGCGACGACGCTGTGCCGGGACGCGGGGTTCGAGCCCGACGTGCGCTTCGAGTCCAGCGATCTGCTGCTGCACCTGCGGCTCGCGGAGCGGGGCCACGCCGCCGCGATGCTGCCGGACCTGCTGTGGCACGGCTTCCCGCCGACCCTGCCGCTGCACGACCTGCCGTACGGCCAGCACCACCGCAAGCTGATCATCGCGGTGCGCCGTGGCGGCAGCCGCCACCCGGCCGTGGCGGCCTTCCGCCAAGCGCTCCAGGAGGCCGTCTCGGGGCGGACCCCCGGCACGAACGGCGCCCCGCCCCCGGGCTGA
- a CDS encoding TSUP family transporter — translation MVDSWAPELALSGIVLLGAAVQWLTGMGFALVAVPALVLLLGPAEGVVLANCAAGAISAVGLADGWRRVRLRAMGPLVIACACTVPAGSWVAARLPEAALLSGMGALVTLAVLLVMSGARVPSLQGGHGALLAGGLGGFMNSSAGVGGPPVSLYAVNAGWTASEFVPNALFYGVVVNMFSVAANGVPHLTAADWLMTVGGLTVGALAGKALAARVPDHRARLLVLWLALAGGLTTMGKGLWGT, via the coding sequence GTGGTGGACAGCTGGGCACCCGAACTCGCGCTGAGCGGAATCGTCCTCCTGGGGGCGGCTGTCCAGTGGCTCACGGGGATGGGATTCGCGCTCGTCGCGGTCCCCGCGCTGGTGCTTCTCCTGGGCCCGGCCGAAGGCGTGGTGCTGGCCAACTGCGCCGCCGGGGCCATCAGCGCGGTGGGCCTCGCCGACGGCTGGCGCCGGGTGCGCTTGCGCGCGATGGGACCTTTGGTGATCGCGTGCGCCTGCACCGTCCCCGCCGGCTCGTGGGTCGCCGCCCGCCTGCCCGAGGCGGCCTTACTGTCCGGGATGGGCGCCCTGGTGACCCTGGCCGTGCTGCTCGTGATGAGCGGCGCCCGGGTTCCGTCTCTTCAAGGGGGGCACGGCGCCTTGCTGGCGGGGGGCTTGGGCGGCTTCATGAATTCCTCCGCCGGGGTGGGCGGCCCGCCCGTCTCCCTCTACGCCGTGAACGCGGGCTGGACGGCATCCGAGTTCGTGCCGAACGCGCTGTTCTACGGGGTAGTGGTCAACATGTTCTCCGTCGCGGCCAACGGCGTCCCCCACCTCACAGCGGCCGATTGGCTGATGACCGTCGGCGGACTGACGGTGGGCGCCTTGGCCGGGAAGGCGCTCGCAGCGCGAGTCCCGGATCACCGTGCCCGGCTCCTCGTGCTGTGGCTGGCGCTGGCGGGCGGGCTGACCACGATGGGCAAAGGGCTGTGGGGAACGTGA
- a CDS encoding APC family permease produces MGPKLLILFVIGDILGTGIYATTGKVAGKVGGALWLPFAIGFVVALLTAASYVELVGKYPKAAGAALYAQRAFKVPFLTFIIAFMVMCSGLSSASAAALAFSGDYLDELTHGAVPSTLVAIAFVLGLAALNLRGVSESVKTNVVLTLVEVAGLMIILAIGVYAVATGDGEPARLGDLDAGGSGYALISGVLGATALSFFAFVGFEDSVNMAEETIDPQRTFPRGIFVGVVVTGTIYVLVALVSSLLVAPGTLEKSSGPLLEVVKAGGIDFPHELFAVIALFAVTNSALINIMMASRLCYGMANERILPRAMGRVLPRRRTPVTGIVFVTVLAVGLVATGEIEGLGDTTSFLLLCVFTVVNVAVLVLRRDPVEHRHFRVPTALPVLGAVTALILASPLADRSADVYVRAGVLVLIGIGLWIVNKLVLKARGED; encoded by the coding sequence ATCGGCCCCAAGCTGCTGATCCTCTTTGTGATCGGCGACATCCTGGGCACCGGCATCTACGCCACCACGGGCAAGGTCGCGGGCAAGGTCGGCGGCGCGCTGTGGCTGCCGTTCGCGATCGGCTTCGTCGTGGCGCTGCTGACGGCGGCCTCGTACGTGGAGCTGGTCGGCAAGTATCCGAAGGCGGCGGGCGCGGCCCTCTACGCCCAGCGCGCGTTCAAGGTGCCGTTCTTGACCTTCATCATCGCGTTCATGGTGATGTGTTCGGGGCTGTCCTCCGCCAGCGCGGCGGCGCTCGCCTTCAGCGGTGACTACCTCGACGAGCTGACGCACGGCGCGGTGCCCTCCACCCTGGTGGCCATCGCCTTCGTGCTGGGGCTGGCGGCGCTGAACCTGCGCGGGGTCTCGGAGTCGGTCAAGACCAATGTGGTGCTGACGCTCGTCGAGGTGGCCGGGCTGATGATCATCCTCGCCATCGGCGTCTACGCGGTGGCCACCGGGGACGGCGAGCCCGCCCGGCTGGGTGACCTGGACGCGGGCGGCTCCGGATACGCGCTGATCTCAGGCGTGCTGGGGGCGACGGCGCTCAGCTTCTTCGCGTTCGTCGGCTTCGAGGACTCGGTCAACATGGCCGAGGAGACGATCGACCCGCAGCGCACCTTCCCCCGTGGCATCTTCGTCGGCGTCGTGGTGACCGGCACCATCTACGTCCTGGTGGCGCTGGTCTCCTCGCTGCTGGTGGCGCCGGGGACGCTGGAGAAGTCGAGCGGGCCGCTGCTGGAGGTGGTCAAGGCGGGCGGGATCGACTTCCCGCACGAACTCTTCGCCGTCATCGCCCTGTTCGCCGTCACCAACTCCGCGCTCATCAACATCATGATGGCCTCGCGGCTGTGCTACGGCATGGCCAACGAGCGGATCCTGCCGCGCGCCATGGGCCGCGTCCTGCCCCGGCGCCGCACCCCGGTGACCGGGATCGTCTTCGTGACGGTACTGGCGGTGGGCCTGGTCGCGACGGGCGAGATCGAGGGGCTGGGCGACACCACCTCGTTCCTGCTGCTGTGCGTGTTCACCGTCGTCAACGTCGCCGTCCTGGTGCTGCGCCGCGACCCCGTGGAGCACCGGCACTTCCGCGTCCCCACCGCACTGCCCGTACTGGGAGCCGTCACCGCGCTGATCCTGGCGAGCCCGCTCGCCGACCGCTCGGCCGACGTCTATGTGCGGGCGGGGGTGCTGGTGCTCATCGGCATCGGGCTGTGGATCGTGAACAAGCTGGTACTCAAGGCGCGCGGCGAGGACTGA
- a CDS encoding EF-hand domain-containing protein — protein MGALLDQKYEKLFSLLDANDDGVIAEDDFELMASRVLADFDEERTAKREKYAGEMMNYWRALQETADADGDGRIDKDEFRLALHQMSGNFDTLIGPLYSAGFHLADRDDDGAVGKKDFVTVLVAIGVPTAEAGAAFDRLAEQGGQLTKDQLMTAAQQYYRNEDPADKASHLLFGAL, from the coding sequence GTGGGCGCACTGCTGGATCAGAAGTACGAAAAGCTCTTCTCTCTGCTGGACGCCAATGACGACGGCGTGATCGCCGAAGACGATTTCGAACTGATGGCCAGTCGCGTGCTGGCCGACTTCGACGAGGAGCGCACGGCGAAAAGGGAGAAGTACGCCGGCGAGATGATGAACTATTGGCGGGCTCTGCAGGAGACCGCCGACGCCGACGGCGACGGCCGAATCGACAAGGACGAGTTCCGCCTGGCCCTGCACCAGATGAGCGGTAATTTCGACACGCTGATCGGCCCGCTCTACTCGGCCGGATTCCACCTCGCCGACCGGGATGACGACGGTGCGGTCGGCAAGAAGGACTTCGTCACGGTCCTCGTCGCCATCGGTGTCCCCACGGCCGAGGCCGGGGCGGCCTTCGACCGGTTGGCCGAGCAAGGCGGGCAGCTGACGAAGGACCAGCTGATGACCGCAGCCCAGCAGTACTACCGCAACGAGGACCCGGCCGACAAGGCGAGCCATCTGCTCTTCGGCGCGCTGTGA
- a CDS encoding helix-turn-helix domain-containing protein, with amino-acid sequence MTDDYLGRIGQLIRDARQHRGWTQSQLAEALGTSQSAVNRIERGNQNISLEMIARISEALDSEIVSLGYSGPMHLRVVGGRRLSGSIDVKTSKNACVALLCASLLNSGRTVLRRVARIEEVYRILEVLSSVGVRTRWINGGADLEIVPPAELDLDSIDQEAARRTRSIIMFLGPLLHRMDRFRIPYAGGCDLGTRTVEPHMSALRHFGLAVTATEGIYHAEVEAGVAPKRPIVLTERGDTVTENALLAAARHDGVTVIRNASSNYMVQDLCFFLEQLGVRVEGIGSTTLTVHGVPVIDTDVDYSPSEDPVEAMSLVAAAIVTESELTVRRVPAEFMEIELAVLEEMGLDFDRSAEYAADNGRTRLTDVTVRPSKLEAPIDKIHPMPFPGLNIDNVPFFAAIAAVAQGKTLIHDWVYDNRAIYLTDLNRLGGRLQLLDPHRVLVEGPTRWRAAEMMCPPALRPAVVVLLAMLAAEGTSVLRNVYVINRGYEELAERLNEVGAQIETFRDI; translated from the coding sequence ATGACCGATGACTACCTCGGCCGTATCGGCCAGTTGATCCGCGATGCCCGCCAGCACAGGGGCTGGACGCAGTCGCAACTCGCGGAGGCGCTCGGCACCAGCCAGAGCGCGGTCAACAGGATCGAGCGGGGGAACCAGAACATCAGCCTTGAGATGATCGCCCGCATCTCCGAGGCCCTCGACAGCGAGATTGTCTCGCTGGGCTATTCGGGCCCGATGCATCTGCGAGTCGTCGGCGGACGCCGGCTCTCCGGCAGCATCGACGTCAAGACGAGCAAGAACGCGTGTGTGGCGCTGCTGTGCGCCTCGCTGCTCAACTCGGGCCGTACGGTGCTGCGCAGGGTCGCCCGCATCGAGGAGGTCTACCGCATTCTGGAGGTCCTCTCCTCCGTGGGGGTGCGCACCCGCTGGATCAACGGCGGTGCCGACCTGGAGATCGTGCCGCCCGCCGAGCTGGACCTCGACTCCATCGACCAGGAGGCGGCGCGGCGCACGCGGAGCATCATCATGTTCCTCGGCCCGCTGCTGCACCGTATGGACCGCTTCCGCATTCCCTACGCGGGCGGTTGCGACCTGGGCACCCGCACCGTCGAGCCGCACATGAGCGCGCTGCGCCACTTCGGGCTCGCGGTGACGGCCACGGAGGGCATCTACCACGCCGAGGTGGAGGCGGGCGTCGCGCCGAAGCGGCCGATCGTGCTGACCGAGCGCGGGGACACCGTCACCGAGAACGCGCTGCTGGCCGCCGCCCGGCACGACGGCGTGACCGTCATCCGCAACGCCTCGTCCAACTACATGGTCCAGGACCTGTGCTTCTTCCTGGAGCAGTTGGGCGTCCGCGTGGAGGGCATCGGTTCGACGACGCTGACCGTGCACGGCGTCCCCGTCATCGACACGGACGTGGACTACTCCCCCTCCGAGGACCCGGTCGAGGCCATGAGCCTGGTCGCCGCGGCGATCGTCACCGAGTCGGAGCTGACGGTGCGCCGGGTGCCGGCGGAGTTCATGGAGATCGAGCTGGCCGTGCTGGAGGAGATGGGCCTCGACTTCGACCGCAGCGCGGAATACGCGGCCGACAACGGGCGCACCCGGCTGACGGATGTGACGGTACGGCCCTCCAAGCTGGAGGCGCCCATCGACAAGATCCACCCGATGCCGTTCCCGGGCCTGAACATCGACAACGTCCCCTTCTTCGCCGCCATCGCCGCGGTCGCCCAGGGCAAGACGCTCATCCACGACTGGGTCTACGACAACCGCGCCATCTACCTGACCGACCTCAACCGGCTCGGCGGCAGGCTCCAGTTGCTCGACCCCCACCGCGTCCTGGTCGAGGGCCCGACGCGCTGGCGCGCCGCCGAGATGATGTGCCCACCCGCGCTGCGCCCCGCCGTGGTGGTGCTGCTGGCCATGCTGGCGGCGGAGGGTACGTCCGTGCTGCGGAACGTGTACGTCATCAACCGGGGTTACGAGGAACTGGCGGAGCGGCTCAACGAGGTCGGCGCGCAGATCGAGACGTTCCGCGACATCTGA
- a CDS encoding acyl-CoA dehydrogenase family protein encodes MDVIAVVGTGAANGSVVLADRVRVPLLTEVLFDGRFDDLHSPWTELFRREIFRYRDGLSPSERSELAYERLRVVNEEIESVEDLVAATDRLVSLHEWLGVVDGTLTTLATIHYNLFLGSLLQLDPRRTVDLLPFVRLRRYGTVLITELGYGNNAAELETTATYRPENDTFVLHTPSPGAQKFMPNTGPVGGRKSGLVAARLIVREQNCGVFLFLVPLRDDQGPLPGIRVRPLSETPGSAVDHAITSFDRVTLPRAALLAGDHAELTAEGAFRSPIGSRRRRFLRSIQRVTAGKLCLSAAALGGARASLTIAVRYGHRRHTFAPASRSGVPLFAYRCHQTRLLGAAARAYAATFLLRETTHRCAGRNETGSAEAEVLVAATKGWITWQARDIVIECRERCGAQGLLSANRVVDLLTPIESTITAEGDNLVIWTKAAADMLTGRGYSPPAAPTARSGPLTDCALLLDLLACHELYCLQHARRQLGRSSSGPMDRWNHAVNPALDLVDAYATRRAAQAFLASAVRVGDDATRSLLERVFQLFVLQRLAPHAGLLLADGHLTAEAVRDLAPAVDRVSAGLAPHALTLVEAFAVPDAILQAPIATDGYDAAYDDPAGPWQPAPVG; translated from the coding sequence GTGGACGTGATCGCTGTGGTGGGAACGGGCGCAGCCAACGGCAGCGTCGTCCTGGCGGACCGGGTGCGGGTACCGCTTCTGACCGAGGTGCTCTTCGACGGGCGTTTCGACGATCTGCACAGCCCCTGGACGGAGCTGTTCCGCCGGGAAATTTTCCGTTACCGCGACGGCTTGTCGCCTTCAGAGCGTTCCGAACTCGCTTATGAGCGATTGCGGGTCGTCAATGAAGAAATCGAGTCCGTCGAGGACTTGGTCGCGGCGACGGACCGGCTGGTGTCGCTGCACGAGTGGTTAGGTGTGGTCGACGGCACACTGACCACCTTGGCGACCATCCACTACAACCTGTTCCTGGGCAGCCTCCTCCAACTCGACCCCCGACGCACGGTGGACCTCTTACCGTTCGTCCGGTTGCGGCGGTACGGCACCGTTCTGATCACCGAACTCGGCTACGGAAACAACGCCGCCGAGTTGGAGACCACGGCGACCTACCGGCCGGAGAACGACACCTTCGTTCTGCACACACCGTCGCCCGGCGCTCAGAAGTTCATGCCCAACACCGGCCCCGTCGGCGGGCGCAAGAGCGGTTTGGTCGCGGCCAGGCTGATCGTCCGCGAACAGAACTGCGGCGTGTTCTTGTTCCTCGTGCCGCTGCGTGACGACCAGGGGCCGCTCCCCGGTATCCGGGTGCGCCCGCTCTCGGAGACGCCCGGGTCGGCGGTCGATCACGCCATCACCTCGTTCGACCGGGTGACCCTGCCGCGTGCGGCGCTGCTGGCCGGCGATCACGCGGAGCTGACCGCCGAAGGGGCCTTCCGCAGCCCGATCGGCAGTCGGCGCCGCCGGTTCCTGCGGTCCATCCAGCGGGTCACCGCAGGCAAGCTCTGCCTGAGCGCGGCGGCGCTGGGCGGAGCCAGGGCGTCCCTCACCATCGCCGTACGGTACGGCCATCGTCGGCACACTTTCGCCCCGGCGAGCAGGTCCGGCGTTCCGCTCTTCGCCTACCGCTGTCACCAGACCAGGCTGCTCGGGGCTGCGGCCCGCGCCTACGCGGCGACGTTCCTGCTGCGCGAGACCACCCACCGCTGTGCGGGCCGAAACGAGACCGGGTCCGCCGAGGCGGAGGTCCTCGTCGCAGCGACGAAGGGCTGGATCACGTGGCAGGCCAGGGACATCGTGATCGAGTGCCGGGAGCGCTGCGGCGCCCAGGGGCTGCTGTCGGCCAACCGCGTCGTCGACCTGCTCACACCGATCGAGAGCACCATCACGGCCGAAGGGGACAACCTGGTCATCTGGACGAAGGCCGCCGCCGACATGCTGACCGGGCGCGGCTACAGCCCGCCCGCCGCCCCCACCGCGCGAAGCGGCCCGCTGACCGACTGCGCACTCCTGCTCGATCTGCTCGCGTGCCACGAGCTGTACTGCCTCCAGCACGCCCGCAGGCAGCTCGGCCGGTCCAGCTCCGGCCCGATGGACCGCTGGAACCACGCGGTGAACCCCGCTCTCGACCTCGTCGACGCGTACGCCACCCGGCGGGCCGCCCAGGCGTTCCTGGCCTCCGCCGTGCGCGTCGGCGACGACGCCACCCGGAGCTTGCTGGAGCGGGTTTTTCAGCTGTTCGTCCTGCAACGCCTCGCCCCCCACGCGGGCCTGCTGCTGGCGGACGGACACCTCACCGCCGAAGCGGTCCGGGACCTGGCCCCCGCCGTGGACCGCGTCAGTGCCGGACTGGCCCCCCACGCGCTCACCCTCGTGGAGGCGTTCGCCGTTCCGGACGCGATCCTCCAGGCCCCCATCGCCACCGACGGCTACGACGCCGCCTACGACGACCCGGCAGGGCCCTGGCAGCCGGCACCAGTTGGCTGA